Proteins found in one Parasteatoda tepidariorum isolate YZ-2023 chromosome 7, CAS_Ptep_4.0, whole genome shotgun sequence genomic segment:
- the LOC107446868 gene encoding uncharacterized protein yields MYRQAILQILPKWHFWNNRVCFSHVRLKDNFQKTLEVIKESHRAHKFCGILINAKEVTQESDCISLHPPVEITLNKDELEAHSIICELKEIIHKDKPEYILIDTILKALRNNSNETRQQLISLLFSIDMVNFLNPKSQSSKEYLKSFISDVECFFRIANTLIPDEFLDTQGALKMVEARLFDHLEQNMLNDGCLSSISYLYSIVPHVIFEEGNHSNDHNREMEALMSDAVSLISTRLLLLNCASKSIIEKCLLARRFSLAIDRDNSDCEEFYLQQFRDCYYFLDKVPFYYMSRKERLLQYLKDTKSSNNAWEFCELLSSINKLNSDIDTNKKSLNSDLIMNRLKDIIHTEKPEYNINKFILMSLENRTHDLKEVSQFISRFLLDIDNFDCGKQNSEEYLMHFIQELERLINLHGYSIANFYGYNMHDRKNFNALEKISTTLMYITRSCTADLLRALCHKYQLHFFDEEKKKIGFLMVDAITPIEKFGCRTSGIQGHGKIKSFLLLRRSSLQYFRDFFDSFPVDETPLKRFDMNRIDLCIEKLDRDIDNMCKDAEFWAYLEDEDDEGYITDYGEHDDLEEYGASTMPESHVWWAKCSQTLNRLRINKFLYQLCYFS; encoded by the exons GTATGTTTTTCTCATGTGCGACTTAAGGATAACTTTCAGAAGACCTTAGAAGTTATCAAGGAAAGCCACAGAGCCCATAAATTCTGTGGTATTCTCATAAACGCTAAAGAAGTCACTCAAGAATCTGATTGTATCTCTCTTCACCCTCCCGTAGAAATTACCCTGAACAAAGATGAGTTAGAAGCTCATTCAATTATCTGTGAGCTAAAAGAAATCATTCATAAAGATAAGCCTGAATATATTCTAATTGATACGATCTTAAAAGCACTTAGAAATAACTCTAATGAGACACGTCAGCAGCTTATTTCACTTCTCTTTAGTATTGATATGGTTAATTTCTTGAATCCCAAGAGCCAGAGTTCAAAAGAatacttaaaatcttttataagtGATGTTGAATGCTTTTTTAGAATTGCAAATACGCTAATTCCTGATGAGTTTTTAGATACCCAAGGAGCTTTAAAAATGGTTGAAGCTAGATTATTTGATCATTTAGagcaaaatatgttaaatgatGGATGTCTGTCTTCAATCTCTTATCTGTATTCAATAGTGCCCCATGTAATTTTTGAGGAAGGTAATCACTCTAATGATCATAATAGAGAAATGGAAGCTTTAATGTCTGATGCTGTTTCACTAATTTCAACTAGGTTGTTACTACTGAACTGTGCCTCAAAATCTATTATAGAGAAATGTTTATTGGCACGAAGATTTTCACTTGCTATTGACAGAGATAATTCTGATTGTGAAGAGTTTTATTTGCAGCAGTTTAGAGATTGCTACTATTTTTTGGACAAG gTGCCTTTTTATTATATGTCAAGAAAAGAGAGACTCCTGCAGTACTTGAAAGACACTAAGAGTAGTAACAATGCCTGGGAGTTTTGTGAATTGCTTAGctctataaataaacttaattctgATATTGATacgaataaaaaatctttaaatagtGATTTAATTATGAATCGTCTTAAAGACATAATTCATACTGAAAAGCCtgaatataacataaataaatttatcctgATGTCCCTAGAGAATAGAACTCATGACTTAAAAGAAGTAAGTCAGTTTATATCTCGATTTCTTTTGGATATTGATAACTTTGACTGTGGAAAACAGAATTCAGaagaatatttaatgcatttcataCAAGAATTAGAACGTCTTATTAATTTGCATGGTTATagtattgctaatttttatggTTATAATATGCatgacagaaaaaatttcaatgctttagaaaaaatttctactacTTTAATGTATATTACAAGGAGCTGTACAGCAGACCTTCTAAGAGCATTATGCCATAAATACCAATTGCATTTCTTCGacgaagagaagaaaaaaattggatttttgatGGTAGATGCTATTACACCTATTGAAAAATTTGGGTGTAGAACCAGTGGTATTCAAGGGCACGgtaagataaaaagttttttgttgttacGAAGATCCTCCCTTCAGTATTTCAGagatttttttgattcatttcCTGTTGATGAAACTCCATTAAAACGTTTTGATATGAACAGGATAGATTTGTGCATCGAGAAATTAGATAGGGATATTGATAATATGTGTAAAGATGCTGAATTTTGGGCTTATCTGGAAGATGAGGATGATGAGGGTTATATCACTGATTACGGGGAACACGATGACCTCGAGGAGTATGGCGCATCTACAATGCCTGAATCACATGTGTGGTGGGCTAAGTGTTCTCAAACCCTAAATCGTttaaggataaataaatttctttatcaaCTTTGTTATTTCTCTTGA